Proteins encoded within one genomic window of Microbacterium sp. zg-B185:
- a CDS encoding ATP-binding cassette domain-containing protein: MIEFRSASKEFPDGTRAVEDFNLVIPSRKTTVFVGSSGCGKTTLLRMINRMVEPTGGDIEIDGDSILTQDAVKLRRRIGYVMQNSGLMPHFTVLDNVATVPVLSGVPKKRAREQALALLDTVGLDRALAGRYPSQLSGGQQQRVGVARGLAADPNILLMDEPFGAVDPIVRADLQQELIRLQRELGKTVVFVTHDIDEAFLLGDQVVILQKGARIAQVGSPSQIIEDPADDFVASFIGTDRGRRALTLKQTERGTVVVDSDGRTQGAIVGGTA, encoded by the coding sequence GTGATCGAATTCCGATCCGCCTCCAAGGAGTTCCCCGACGGCACGCGCGCCGTCGAGGACTTCAACCTCGTCATCCCGTCCCGCAAGACCACGGTCTTCGTCGGCTCATCCGGTTGCGGCAAGACGACGCTCCTGCGGATGATCAACCGGATGGTCGAGCCGACGGGCGGGGACATCGAGATCGACGGTGACAGCATCCTGACACAGGATGCCGTCAAGCTGCGGCGGCGAATCGGCTACGTGATGCAGAATTCCGGGCTGATGCCGCATTTCACCGTCCTGGACAACGTCGCCACGGTCCCGGTGCTCAGCGGCGTGCCCAAGAAGCGGGCGCGCGAGCAGGCTCTCGCCCTGCTGGACACCGTCGGGTTGGACCGGGCGCTGGCGGGACGCTACCCCAGTCAGCTGTCCGGCGGGCAGCAGCAGCGCGTGGGCGTGGCCCGTGGGCTCGCCGCCGACCCGAACATCCTCCTGATGGATGAGCCGTTCGGTGCGGTGGACCCGATCGTGCGGGCCGACCTGCAGCAGGAGCTGATCCGGCTGCAGCGCGAACTGGGCAAGACGGTCGTGTTCGTCACGCACGACATCGACGAGGCGTTCCTCCTCGGCGATCAGGTGGTGATCCTGCAGAAGGGCGCCCGCATCGCGCAGGTCGGCTCGCCCAGTCAGATCATCGAGGACCCCGCCGACGATTTCGTGGCGAGCTTCATCGGCACCGACCGCGGCCGGCGGGCGCTGACGCTCAAGCAGACCGAGCGCGGGACGGTGGTGGTCGACAGCGAC
- a CDS encoding DUF427 domain-containing protein — protein sequence MQARLNGTVIAEAEDDDLIRIEGNWYFPPDSVNHEYLQESPTPYTCAWKGECQYYSVVGDDGVLQDRAWSYPEPYPSAIERVGKDFSGHIAFWKEVEVAASPRPGQ from the coding sequence ATGCAGGCGCGACTGAACGGCACCGTGATCGCCGAGGCCGAAGACGATGACCTCATCCGGATCGAAGGCAACTGGTACTTCCCTCCGGACAGCGTCAACCACGAGTATCTGCAAGAGAGCCCGACCCCGTACACCTGCGCGTGGAAGGGCGAATGCCAGTACTACTCGGTGGTCGGCGACGACGGCGTCCTCCAGGACCGGGCATGGAGCTATCCGGAGCCGTACCCCAGCGCGATCGAACGGGTCGGCAAGGACTTCTCCGGTCACATCGCGTTCTGGAAGGAAGTCGAAGTCGCGGCCTCACCCCGTCCCGGGCAGTGA
- a CDS encoding 4-(cytidine 5'-diphospho)-2-C-methyl-D-erythritol kinase, with the protein MSSPAATGRVHARAPGKLNLFFEVGDAQEDGYHEVASAYQAVSLYEDVWAESAEDFSVTVSGTVDLSGVPADDRNLALRAARLVAQKIGYAGGVHLEIVKHVPVAGGMGGGSADAAAALVACDALWGADLGTAQLHQLAARLGADVPFALMGGTAIGTGRGDQLSPALAKGRFDWVVVPADAGLSTPEVYAHLDVLRMNPDVLRAPRTPAVPPGVLQALRAGDPVSLAERARNDLQTAALSLRPPLRDALELGEEAGALVGLVSGSGPTLAFLASDPESALELQVVLSAAGYRALHVHGPVHGARLA; encoded by the coding sequence GTGAGTTCGCCCGCCGCCACCGGCCGCGTCCATGCACGCGCGCCGGGAAAGCTCAACCTCTTCTTCGAGGTGGGCGACGCGCAGGAGGACGGCTATCACGAGGTCGCCTCCGCCTATCAGGCCGTCTCGCTGTACGAGGACGTGTGGGCCGAATCGGCGGAGGACTTCTCGGTCACCGTCTCCGGAACCGTCGATCTCTCCGGCGTCCCGGCCGACGACCGCAACCTGGCGCTGCGCGCCGCTCGGCTGGTCGCGCAGAAGATCGGCTACGCCGGAGGCGTGCATCTGGAGATCGTCAAGCACGTGCCCGTCGCCGGGGGCATGGGCGGGGGCTCGGCGGATGCCGCGGCCGCACTTGTGGCGTGCGATGCCCTGTGGGGCGCCGACCTCGGCACTGCGCAGCTGCACCAGCTGGCCGCACGACTGGGTGCGGATGTCCCGTTCGCGCTGATGGGCGGCACCGCGATCGGCACCGGTCGCGGCGACCAGCTCAGTCCGGCGCTGGCGAAGGGCAGGTTCGACTGGGTCGTGGTCCCGGCCGACGCCGGCCTGTCCACCCCGGAGGTCTACGCGCATCTGGACGTGCTGCGGATGAATCCCGACGTCCTCCGCGCCCCCCGTACTCCCGCCGTCCCTCCCGGCGTGCTGCAGGCCCTGCGCGCGGGCGATCCGGTCTCGCTGGCCGAGCGGGCACGCAATGACCTGCAGACCGCCGCACTCTCGTTGCGACCCCCGCTGAGGGACGCGCTCGAACTCGGCGAGGAGGCCGGCGCGCTGGTCGGACTGGTCTCCGGGTCGGGGCCGACGCTGGCCTTCCTGGCGAGCGACCCGGAGTCGGCTCTGGAACTGCAGGTCGTCCTCTCCGCGGCCGGGTACCGCGCTCTGCACGTCCACGGGCCGGTGCACGGTGCGCGTCTGGCTTAG
- the mgrA gene encoding L-glyceraldehyde 3-phosphate reductase: MTDASRFRSDIRDIHRPYTAAADRYSATDYRQVGASGLYLPPLSLGLWWNFGDNIPFDRQRELLRHAFDKGITHFDLANNYGPPHGSAETNFGRMMREDLRPYRDELIISSKAGWDMWPGPYGDLGSRKYILASADQSLTRMGLDYVDIFYSHRVDAVTPIEETIGALDTLVRQGKALYVGISSYSAERTATAAAVARSLGTPLVIHQPAYSILNRWVEDGLTGVLTQEGMGAIAFTPLAQGLLTSKYLGDGTAERAQQRSSLPHSTLSEHGLATLRALDVIAKERGQTLAQLAIQWVLRDPVVSSALIGASRTEQLDENIAALQGPAFSTEELEQIDMLSDDIAVDLWAESTQL; the protein is encoded by the coding sequence GTGACCGATGCATCGCGTTTCCGCTCCGACATTCGAGACATCCACCGTCCGTACACGGCGGCCGCAGACCGGTATTCCGCGACGGATTATCGGCAGGTCGGCGCGTCCGGGCTGTACCTGCCGCCGCTCTCACTGGGACTGTGGTGGAACTTCGGCGACAACATCCCGTTCGACCGGCAGCGCGAGCTTCTGCGCCACGCGTTCGACAAGGGCATCACGCATTTCGACCTGGCCAACAACTACGGACCTCCGCACGGCAGCGCCGAGACCAACTTCGGTCGCATGATGCGCGAGGATCTCCGTCCGTACCGCGACGAGCTGATCATCTCCTCGAAGGCCGGCTGGGACATGTGGCCGGGACCGTACGGCGACCTGGGCTCGCGCAAGTACATCCTCGCCAGCGCCGACCAGTCCCTGACCCGGATGGGCCTGGACTACGTCGACATCTTCTACTCGCATCGCGTGGATGCCGTCACGCCGATCGAGGAGACGATCGGCGCTTTGGACACGCTCGTGCGGCAGGGCAAGGCGCTGTATGTCGGCATCTCCTCGTACAGCGCCGAGCGCACCGCGACCGCGGCCGCCGTGGCCCGCAGCCTGGGTACGCCGCTGGTGATCCACCAACCCGCCTACTCCATCCTGAACCGGTGGGTCGAGGACGGCCTGACCGGTGTGCTCACGCAGGAGGGCATGGGTGCGATCGCCTTCACCCCGCTGGCTCAAGGCCTGCTGACGAGCAAGTACCTCGGCGACGGCACGGCCGAGCGCGCCCAGCAGCGATCCTCCCTGCCGCACTCGACGCTCTCCGAGCACGGGCTCGCGACGCTGCGTGCGCTGGATGTCATCGCGAAGGAACGCGGACAGACCCTCGCCCAGCTGGCGATCCAGTGGGTGCTGCGCGACCCGGTGGTCTCCTCGGCACTGATCGGCGCATCGCGGACCGAACAGCTGGATGAGAACATCGCCGCGCTGCAGGGCCCGGCATTCTCGACCGAGGAGCTCGAGCAGATCGACATGCTCTCGGACGACATCGCCGTGGACCTGTGGGCGGAGTCGACCCAGCTGTGA
- a CDS encoding stealth family protein, which produces MATLAALPAHPRSWTALLERDDIVLDQGVLRLRHEHTTPQEARTADLLLTAQALEAAGVPVLLIRHDLRTLALVVDLAHAENALAALGGVPEPLYVKRKAQAPMLVADVDAASSAPTSIRVYRPRISATGGLRYNHELGIRLEFWRFGEELVEAPHDNALTRRFTPTPDLPFTEVERCGRRWRTISGMFDVHPAEVTEDVDMVFSWVDGSSNDFQRQRAAQMAEYVVGEGDDGPARYRHVDELRYALRSVHMYAPWVRRIFIATDSPAPAWLLDHPRVTIVRSEEFFADTSVLPIHNSHAVEAQLHRIDGLAEHFLYSNDDMFFGRSVDPELFFSAAGLTRFVECGVRIGAGPTSPSRSGHDNALRINRDLLRQRFGRTITRDLEHCATPLRRSVLAELEREFAADFARTAASRFRSATDISVTNSLYHYYAQFTGRAVATTRPHVRYIQTTLAASLAGMERLARRQDVDMFCLNDGGEAEMPEELRVRTLTDILQRMFPIPAPWERTDVSAERESAPSAERTVAG; this is translated from the coding sequence ATGGCGACGCTGGCCGCTCTGCCCGCTCACCCCCGCAGCTGGACCGCTCTGCTCGAGCGCGACGACATCGTCCTGGATCAGGGCGTGCTGCGGCTGCGCCATGAGCACACCACCCCTCAGGAGGCGCGCACCGCGGACCTCCTGCTCACCGCACAGGCCCTCGAAGCCGCCGGTGTCCCGGTGCTGCTGATCCGGCACGACCTGCGCACCCTCGCCCTGGTCGTGGACCTCGCGCACGCCGAGAACGCCTTGGCCGCCCTGGGCGGCGTCCCGGAGCCGCTGTACGTGAAGCGCAAGGCGCAGGCGCCGATGCTGGTCGCCGACGTGGATGCCGCATCCTCCGCACCGACCTCGATCCGCGTGTATCGCCCGCGGATCAGCGCGACGGGCGGCTTGCGCTACAACCACGAGCTCGGCATCCGTCTGGAGTTCTGGCGTTTCGGCGAGGAGCTCGTGGAGGCGCCGCACGACAACGCGCTGACCCGGCGATTCACCCCGACGCCGGACCTGCCCTTCACCGAGGTGGAGCGCTGCGGGCGCCGGTGGCGCACGATCAGCGGCATGTTCGACGTGCATCCGGCCGAGGTCACCGAGGACGTGGACATGGTCTTCTCGTGGGTGGACGGGTCCTCCAACGATTTCCAGCGCCAGCGCGCGGCGCAGATGGCCGAGTACGTGGTCGGCGAGGGCGATGACGGACCGGCGCGATACCGTCACGTCGACGAGCTGCGCTATGCGCTGCGCAGCGTGCACATGTACGCGCCCTGGGTCCGGCGGATCTTCATCGCCACCGACTCCCCCGCCCCGGCCTGGCTGCTGGATCACCCGCGCGTGACCATCGTGCGCAGTGAGGAGTTCTTCGCCGACACCTCGGTGCTGCCGATCCACAACTCCCACGCCGTCGAGGCGCAGCTGCACCGCATCGACGGGCTGGCCGAGCATTTCCTCTACTCGAACGACGACATGTTCTTCGGCCGCTCCGTCGATCCCGAGCTGTTCTTCTCGGCGGCAGGCCTGACCCGGTTCGTCGAGTGCGGCGTGCGGATCGGCGCGGGGCCGACCTCGCCGAGCCGCAGCGGTCACGACAACGCCCTCCGCATCAACCGCGATCTGCTCAGGCAGCGGTTCGGCCGCACCATCACCCGGGATCTGGAGCACTGCGCGACGCCGTTGCGCCGCAGCGTCCTGGCCGAGCTCGAGCGCGAGTTCGCCGCGGACTTCGCCCGCACCGCCGCTTCGCGCTTCCGCTCGGCGACCGACATCTCGGTGACCAACAGCCTGTACCACTACTACGCGCAGTTCACCGGGCGCGCCGTGGCCACCACGCGGCCGCACGTGCGCTACATCCAGACCACGCTGGCCGCGTCGCTGGCCGGCATGGAGCGTCTGGCCCGCCGGCAGGACGTCGACATGTTCTGCTTGAACGACGGCGGCGAGGCGGAGATGCCCGAGGAGCTGCGCGTGCGCACCCTCACCGACATCCTGCAGCGCATGTTCCCGATTCCGGCTCCGTGGGAGCGGACGGACGTCAGCGCAGAACGGGAATCGGCTCCGTCGGCGGAGCGGACCGTCGCAGGTTGA
- a CDS encoding phosphodiesterase — protein sequence MHTAEYPAPERVLLHLSDTHLRAAGSRLFDLVDATDRLTRALGVIEASGIAPDGIVFTGDLADLGEGAAYSELRRLIEPFAQRLGSRVFWVMGNHDDRAQFRARLLDERPGADPLPVDRVDELDGLRLVTLDSSVPGFHHGEISDAQLAWLSNVLSTPAPLGSILAMHHPPVPSVLPLASSVELRDQSRLARVLRGTDVRTIIAGHLHYSTFATFAGIPVSVASSTCYAQDLTVPVGGTRPQDGAQAFNLVHVYDDTVVHSVVPVDAPHTLEHIDALEARRRLEDAGVVPFNLRRSAPPTEPIPVLR from the coding sequence ATGCACACCGCGGAGTATCCGGCGCCCGAGCGCGTCCTGCTGCACCTGAGCGATACACATCTGCGCGCGGCGGGTTCACGTCTGTTCGACCTGGTCGATGCGACCGATCGTCTCACGCGTGCTCTCGGCGTCATCGAAGCATCCGGGATCGCCCCGGATGGCATCGTCTTCACCGGCGATCTGGCCGATCTCGGCGAGGGCGCGGCGTACTCCGAGCTGCGCCGGCTCATCGAACCGTTCGCCCAGCGCCTGGGTAGCAGGGTGTTCTGGGTCATGGGAAACCACGATGATCGTGCCCAGTTCCGCGCGCGCCTGCTCGACGAGCGTCCCGGCGCCGATCCGCTGCCCGTCGACCGGGTGGATGAGCTGGACGGGCTGCGGCTGGTGACCCTCGACTCCAGCGTCCCCGGCTTCCATCACGGCGAGATCAGCGATGCGCAGCTGGCGTGGCTGTCCAATGTGCTCTCCACCCCGGCGCCGCTGGGGAGCATCCTGGCCATGCATCATCCGCCGGTGCCCAGCGTGCTTCCCCTGGCCAGCAGTGTGGAGCTTCGCGATCAGAGCCGCCTGGCGCGCGTGCTGCGCGGGACCGACGTGCGAACGATCATCGCCGGGCACCTGCACTATTCGACCTTCGCGACGTTCGCGGGCATCCCCGTGTCGGTCGCCTCATCGACCTGCTACGCGCAGGATCTGACCGTCCCGGTCGGCGGAACCCGTCCCCAGGACGGTGCCCAGGCGTTCAATCTGGTGCACGTCTACGACGACACCGTGGTGCACTCGGTCGTGCCGGTCGACGCGCCGCACACCCTCGAGCACATCGACGCCCTCGAGGCGCGGCGCCGCCTCGAGGATGCCGGTGTGGTGCCGTTCAACCTGCGACGGTCCGCTCCGCCGACGGAGCCGATTCCCGTTCTGCGCTGA
- the rsmA gene encoding 16S rRNA (adenine(1518)-N(6)/adenine(1519)-N(6))-dimethyltransferase RsmA, giving the protein MPVTLLGAAEIRALASELDLTPTKKLGQNFVVDANSVRRIVSVARVQPGERVVEVGPGLGSLTLAILETGAAVTAVEIDHRLAARLPQTAAAHGVPEGMLEVVDADALRITALPGDPTVLVANLPYNVSVPVLLHLLETFPGIQRGVVMVQAEVGERLAAAPGSKIYGAPSVKAAWYGPWRLAGTVSRQVFWPVPNVDSVLVAFSRDAQLRGTEAERLRTFQIVDAAFQQRRKMLRQAVSGVFGSAAAASVVLEKAGVAPTARGEELGVEEFLRIARAS; this is encoded by the coding sequence ATGCCCGTGACACTTCTCGGCGCGGCCGAGATCCGCGCGCTGGCCTCCGAACTGGATCTGACCCCGACCAAGAAACTGGGTCAGAACTTCGTCGTCGACGCCAACTCCGTCCGGCGCATCGTGTCCGTCGCCCGGGTGCAGCCCGGCGAGCGCGTGGTCGAGGTCGGCCCGGGGCTGGGCTCGCTGACCCTGGCGATCCTCGAGACGGGCGCGGCGGTGACCGCCGTCGAGATCGACCACCGCCTGGCCGCACGCCTGCCGCAGACGGCCGCCGCGCACGGCGTGCCGGAGGGAATGCTCGAGGTCGTCGACGCGGACGCACTCCGGATCACCGCCCTGCCCGGCGACCCCACTGTTCTGGTGGCCAACCTGCCCTACAACGTCTCGGTGCCGGTGCTGCTGCACCTGCTGGAGACCTTCCCGGGAATCCAGCGGGGCGTGGTGATGGTGCAGGCAGAGGTCGGCGAGCGGCTCGCCGCCGCGCCGGGCTCCAAGATCTACGGCGCACCCAGCGTCAAGGCCGCCTGGTACGGCCCGTGGCGGCTGGCCGGCACGGTCTCGCGCCAGGTGTTCTGGCCCGTGCCGAACGTGGACAGCGTGCTGGTCGCGTTCAGCCGCGATGCGCAGCTGCGGGGGACCGAAGCCGAACGGCTGCGCACCTTCCAGATCGTGGATGCCGCGTTCCAGCAGCGGCGCAAGATGCTGCGGCAGGCCGTGTCGGGGGTGTTCGGCTCAGCGGCCGCGGCATCCGTCGTTCTGGAGAAAGCCGGAGTGGCACCCACTGCGCGCGGCGAGGAACTCGGCGTCGAAGAGTTCCTGCGCATCGCCCGGGCCTCATAG
- a CDS encoding sugar porter family MFS transporter — MSSAQTSDPHITVPITRVILVAATAALGGFLFGFDTAVINGAVSAIGEQFNAGPFLLGFAVASALIGCAVGAWFAGRIADRYGRIRVMLIAAALFIISALGCGFAFSIWDLSFWRVVGGLGVGAASVIAPAYIAEVSPPEHRGRLGSLQQMAIVSGIFVALLTDAAIVATAGSSTEPWLLGAEAWRWMFVSAVIPALIYGALALTIPESPRYLIARGEMKRAKDVLTRYVGGHVEKTTTDILKTVEGKSDRPRFSILHGSKFGLLPIVWVGIGLSVLQQFTGINVIFYYSSTLWQAVGFTEQDSLTITVITSVTNIVTTVVAILLIDKVGRKPLLLVGAIGQFVCLAVLAVVFATAPIVNGQPMLEGAAGTTALLAANLYVVFFGASWGPVVWVLLGEMFSNRIRAVALSVAAAAQWAANFVISTTFPALASVGLGLAYGVYTFFALVAIFFVLRFVRETKGRTLESMTDTEPARAAKTPKPAKTAE, encoded by the coding sequence GTGAGTTCGGCCCAGACATCCGATCCCCACATCACCGTCCCCATCACCCGCGTCATTCTGGTCGCAGCCACCGCCGCTCTCGGCGGGTTCCTGTTCGGCTTCGACACGGCCGTGATCAACGGCGCCGTCAGCGCCATCGGCGAGCAGTTCAACGCCGGCCCGTTCCTGCTCGGCTTCGCCGTCGCGTCGGCCTTGATCGGCTGTGCGGTCGGCGCCTGGTTCGCCGGGCGCATCGCCGACCGGTACGGCCGCATCCGGGTCATGCTCATCGCAGCGGCGCTGTTCATCATCAGCGCGCTGGGCTGCGGCTTCGCGTTCAGCATCTGGGATCTGTCGTTCTGGCGCGTGGTCGGCGGCCTCGGGGTGGGCGCGGCATCCGTCATCGCACCGGCCTACATCGCCGAGGTCTCGCCGCCCGAGCACCGCGGGCGGCTCGGGTCGCTGCAGCAGATGGCGATCGTCAGCGGCATCTTCGTCGCGCTGCTGACCGACGCGGCGATCGTGGCGACCGCAGGAAGCTCGACCGAACCGTGGCTCCTGGGCGCCGAGGCGTGGCGATGGATGTTCGTCTCCGCGGTGATCCCGGCCCTGATCTACGGGGCCCTCGCGCTGACCATCCCGGAGTCGCCGCGCTACCTCATCGCACGCGGCGAGATGAAGCGCGCCAAGGACGTCCTCACCCGCTACGTGGGCGGGCACGTCGAGAAGACCACGACCGACATCCTCAAGACCGTCGAGGGCAAGTCCGACCGGCCGCGCTTCTCGATCCTGCACGGGTCGAAATTCGGGCTGCTGCCGATCGTCTGGGTCGGCATCGGCCTGTCCGTGCTCCAGCAGTTCACCGGCATCAACGTGATCTTCTACTACTCCTCCACGCTGTGGCAGGCGGTCGGCTTCACCGAGCAGGACTCGCTGACCATCACCGTGATCACCTCGGTGACCAACATCGTCACCACGGTGGTCGCGATCCTGCTGATCGACAAGGTCGGACGCAAGCCGCTGCTGCTGGTCGGCGCGATCGGACAGTTCGTGTGCCTCGCCGTGCTGGCGGTGGTCTTCGCCACGGCGCCGATCGTCAACGGCCAGCCGATGCTCGAGGGCGCCGCGGGAACCACTGCGCTGCTGGCGGCGAACCTGTATGTCGTGTTCTTCGGCGCATCCTGGGGGCCGGTGGTCTGGGTGCTGCTGGGCGAGATGTTCAGCAACCGCATCCGCGCGGTCGCGCTCTCGGTCGCCGCGGCGGCGCAGTGGGCGGCCAACTTCGTCATCTCGACCACGTTCCCGGCGCTGGCATCGGTCGGACTGGGCCTGGCTTACGGCGTGTACACGTTCTTCGCCTTGGTCGCCATCTTCTTCGTGCTCAGGTTCGTGCGCGAGACGAAGGGTCGCACCCTGGAGTCGATGACCGACACGGAGCCGGCTAGGGCCGCGAAGACCCCGAAGCCGGCGAAGACCGCCGAGTAG
- a CDS encoding TatD family hydrolase → MSEPADPSAYVRERHNDGKRDIRRPAAPEPLPVAVYDNHAHLEIADGDEPLSLDQQLARAAAVGVAGVVQAGGDIDSSRWSAWAAASHPGVLAAVAIHPNEAPAYEAAGQLDAAIAVIDELAAQPRVRAIGETGLDFFRTEQEGFAAQFRSFEAHIELAKTHGIAMQIHDRDAHDAVLETLERVGAPERTVFHCFSGDAAMATRCAERGYYLSFAGNVTFSNAQNLRDALKVTPRDRILVETDAPFLTPTPHRGRPNAPYLVPVTVRFLAVQLEIELDELCAQLAANTLEVYGSFAD, encoded by the coding sequence ATGAGTGAGCCGGCCGACCCCAGCGCGTACGTGCGCGAGCGCCACAACGACGGCAAGCGCGACATCCGCCGGCCCGCCGCGCCGGAGCCGCTGCCGGTGGCCGTCTACGACAACCACGCGCACCTGGAGATCGCGGATGGCGACGAGCCGCTGAGCCTGGACCAGCAGCTCGCGCGGGCGGCGGCGGTCGGAGTGGCCGGGGTGGTGCAGGCGGGCGGTGACATCGACTCGAGCCGCTGGTCGGCGTGGGCCGCGGCATCCCACCCCGGGGTGCTGGCGGCGGTGGCGATCCACCCGAACGAGGCCCCCGCGTACGAGGCCGCGGGGCAGCTGGATGCCGCGATCGCCGTCATCGACGAGCTGGCCGCTCAGCCGCGCGTGCGCGCGATCGGCGAGACCGGCCTGGACTTCTTCCGCACCGAGCAGGAAGGGTTCGCCGCACAGTTCCGCTCATTCGAGGCGCACATCGAGCTGGCCAAGACGCACGGCATCGCGATGCAGATCCATGACCGTGACGCCCACGACGCGGTCCTGGAGACCCTGGAGCGGGTCGGAGCACCCGAGCGCACCGTCTTCCACTGCTTCTCCGGCGACGCCGCGATGGCCACCCGGTGCGCGGAGCGCGGGTACTACCTGTCCTTCGCGGGAAACGTGACCTTCAGCAACGCGCAGAACCTCCGCGACGCGCTCAAGGTCACGCCGCGGGATCGGATCCTGGTCGAGACGGACGCGCCGTTCCTGACCCCCACCCCGCACCGCGGTCGCCCCAACGCGCCGTATCTGGTCCCGGTGACGGTGCGCTTTCTGGCCGTCCAGCTCGAGATCGAACTGGACGAGCTGTGCGCGCAGCTGGCCGCCAACACCCTCGAGGTCTACGGGTCCTTCGCGGACTGA
- the metG gene encoding methionine--tRNA ligase has product MSTGESFYITTPIYYPSDVPHIGHGYTTVAVDTLARWHRQAGDDTWMLTGTDEHGQKMLRAAAANGATPQEWVDRLVAESWHPMLETLNVANDDFIRTTQERHEERVQKFVQAIYDRGYIYAGEFEALYCVGCEEFKTESEIVDGTGPFEGLKVCVIHSKPLELLQEKNYFFKLSEFQDRLLELYRTAPDFVRPESARNEVVSFVKQGLKDLSISRSTFDWGIKVPWDESHVIYVWVDALLNYATAVGYGSDPEEFARRWPAYHVVGKDILRFHAVIWPAMLMAAGVEVPRGVFAHGWLLVGGEKMSKSKLTGIAPSEITDVFGSDAYRFYFLSAIAFGQDGSFSWEDLSARYQAELANGFGNLASRTTAMIDRYFEGIVPPAGEYTEQDLAIQRTVADAAAAADAAMARFRIDEAIAAIWTIVDALNGYITENEPWVLAKDDAQRVRLGTVLYTAAEGLRAMAVLISPVTPIASEKLWVALGAADTLGRLQDQPIREAGRWGILPPGASVSALAPLFPRVEQSV; this is encoded by the coding sequence GTGAGCACCGGGGAATCCTTTTACATCACGACGCCGATCTACTATCCGAGCGACGTGCCCCACATCGGCCACGGCTACACCACCGTGGCGGTGGACACGCTGGCCCGCTGGCACCGCCAGGCCGGCGATGACACCTGGATGCTGACCGGCACCGACGAGCACGGACAGAAGATGCTCCGTGCCGCCGCAGCCAACGGTGCGACGCCGCAGGAGTGGGTGGACCGGCTGGTGGCCGAGTCATGGCATCCGATGCTCGAGACGCTGAACGTGGCCAACGACGACTTCATCCGCACCACGCAGGAGCGGCACGAGGAGCGCGTGCAGAAGTTTGTCCAGGCGATCTACGACCGCGGTTACATCTACGCGGGCGAGTTCGAGGCGCTCTACTGCGTCGGGTGCGAGGAGTTCAAGACCGAGTCCGAGATCGTCGACGGCACCGGCCCGTTCGAGGGTCTGAAGGTCTGCGTGATCCACTCCAAGCCGCTGGAGCTGCTGCAGGAGAAGAACTACTTCTTCAAGCTCAGCGAGTTCCAGGACCGGCTGCTGGAGCTGTATCGCACGGCGCCCGACTTCGTGCGGCCCGAATCCGCCCGCAACGAGGTGGTCTCCTTCGTCAAGCAGGGACTGAAGGACCTGTCGATCTCGCGGTCCACGTTCGACTGGGGCATCAAGGTGCCGTGGGACGAGTCGCACGTGATCTACGTGTGGGTGGATGCGCTGCTGAACTACGCCACCGCGGTGGGCTACGGGTCCGACCCTGAGGAGTTCGCCCGCCGCTGGCCGGCCTATCACGTCGTCGGCAAGGACATCCTGCGCTTCCACGCGGTGATCTGGCCGGCGATGCTGATGGCCGCCGGCGTCGAGGTGCCCAGGGGCGTCTTCGCGCACGGCTGGCTGCTGGTCGGCGGGGAGAAGATGTCCAAGTCGAAGCTCACCGGCATCGCCCCGAGCGAGATCACGGATGTGTTCGGCTCGGACGCCTACCGCTTCTACTTCCTCTCCGCGATCGCGTTCGGACAGGACGGCTCGTTCTCATGGGAGGACCTGTCCGCGCGCTATCAGGCGGAACTGGCCAACGGGTTCGGCAACCTCGCCTCGCGCACGACGGCGATGATCGACAGGTACTTCGAGGGCATCGTGCCGCCGGCGGGGGAGTACACCGAGCAGGACCTGGCGATCCAGCGGACCGTGGCCGACGCCGCAGCCGCTGCCGACGCGGCCATGGCGCGGTTCCGCATCGACGAGGCCATCGCCGCGATCTGGACGATCGTGGACGCACTGAACGGCTACATCACCGAGAACGAGCCGTGGGTGCTGGCCAAGGACGACGCGCAGCGCGTCCGCCTGGGCACAGTGCTGTACACCGCCGCGGAAGGGCTGCGTGCCATGGCGGTGCTGATCTCCCCGGTGACGCCGATCGCCAGCGAGAAGCTGTGGGTCGCGCTGGGCGCCGCCGACACGCTCGGCCGTCTGCAGGACCAGCCGATCCGCGAGGCGGGACGCTGGGGCATCCTTCCGCCGGGCGCCTCGGTGAGCGCGCTGGCGCCCCTGTTCCCGCGCGTCGAGCAGAGCGTGTGA